From Elephas maximus indicus isolate mEleMax1 chromosome 25, mEleMax1 primary haplotype, whole genome shotgun sequence, the proteins below share one genomic window:
- the LOC126067682 gene encoding cytochrome c oxidase subunit 4 isoform 2, mitochondrial yields MLSRATWSLVLRQGGLGTRGIHSPGGTAQGEGKMPPYTSYYAERSYPMPDEPFCTELSTEQRALKEKEKGSWTELTHAEKVALYRLQFHESFAEMNRRSNEWKTVMGGVFFCFGITALLIWWQRVYVFPEKPITLTDEWKAKQLQRILDMKGNPVQGLASRWDYDKKEWKK; encoded by the exons ATGCTGTCCAGAGCCACCTGGAGCCTGGTGCTGAGACAAGGAGGACTTGGAACGCGAGGGATACACAGCCCAGGAGGCACTG CCCAGGGTGAGGGGAAGATGCCCCCCTACACCAGCTACTACGCCGAGCGCTCCTACCCAATGCCAGATGAGCCCTTCTGCACAGAGCTCAGCACCGAGCAGCGGGCcctgaaggagaaggagaagggcaGTTGGACCGAGCTGACCCATGCCGAGAAGGTGGCCT TGTACCGGCTCCAATTTCATGAGAGTTTCGCAGAGATGAACCGTCGCTCCAACGAGTGGAAGACAGTGATGGGAGGTGTCTTCTTCTGCTTTGGAATCACAGCTCTGCTGATTTGGTGGCAGCGGGTCTATG TGTTCCCGGAGAAACCCATCACCCTGACAGATGAGTGGAAGGCCAAGCAGCTCCAGCGCATCCTGGATATGAAAGGCAACCCTGTGCAAGGCCTGGCCTCCCGATGGGACTACGAC